TTTTTAAGGCAATCCCTGGATAGTTTGTTCCTCCTATTTAAAGAACACTTGAATACCAGTATTTCACAATAAACCGCTCTAGTTGGTCCAGTGTTGCCCTAAGCAACAGACCACCAACCACTTACTCCcctggtgcatgtgcagtacagtctgcaaatatatatatcccCGAAGAGAGGGGCACAAAAAAGTATCCGGcagctgaaaaatgtattttacccaGAGACTGTCCCCCAAATCTGCCATTTTATGCATGTGccctcagggccgccatcaggggggcacagggggtacaagtgtaccgggcccgggccggaaggggggcccggcagtgctgaacttttcgaaagagccgggccccccttgacagcgccgaagctgtGCTGCCCttccgaagtcccaaacagccgaaatgcagaagtgccgaaaagccgatcagccgaactcccgaagcggcgaaaagacccgaagtcacgaaaacagacgaaatttaagtcctgaagcggcaaaaagacccgaagtcacaaaaggatggcgccaatgtttttttttaaaaatattctttggggcccagatttttttttagcttgtaagggggggccctggaaccaatgtttttttaaaaaatttctttgggaccccaatttttcttttttacttgtaagggggccctggcacaaatgcttttaaaaaaaaaaaacttttatggggggctctggcgcaaatgtttttttttataacttgtgtgtgggggggttatcttttttagtgctgatgtctgtgtggtcttttaactgtgatgtggagtgggtgggatctgggccGGGTTTGGGGGCCGGGGTGGTCGGGGCCCGGGCAGGGCCCGGCCCAGGtggccctgaaaatgttgttgtacagggcccagtGATTTTTAACGGCGGCCCTGTGTGCCCTTGAGTGCCACTAAatggtaaatacagccctggaaTCAGAATCACTTTACTATTACTCTCCAACCTTTtatatccgtgagccacattcaaacataaCACTTCCCTTACATTCCATGCACCTAACATTTAGTCCAGGCTCTCACTTTTCATACATGTGGTTATAATTATATCAACAATTGTTGGCTGCCAAAGCTTCTTAGAAAATTCTGTGTTTatctttgcttaaaggggaaaagAAAATGCAGTTCTAAGCATCTTTGTATGATCTTTATATGCagtcattacacattttcaatggttcTAAAGCCATTTCTGAATATAACTGCTAGTAAAATCACAATTTGTCTTTCCCTCTCTATTCTTTTCCCTGGTGATTTTGAACTTTAGAAATCGTGTGACAGAAGGCAGCAGATTAACAGAACTTTTAAGATACAGAGAaggctttttttctgctttcaagagaCGGAACCGGCAGTGCATAAAGGGACAGAATttcaatagtaattacatttacaaataagcaTTAGAAATGTgtgatactgtatattggaacattgcttagaaatatatacagtattctctCATTAGGAAATGAGACATCTCCTGCTACTGCTCAGCTCAATTCTATTGCTCACTGTGACAAGAGTgaactgagcagagaaacatcagGAGATGCCTTCTGCATCAATAACTTTTCTCTTAGGCTATTTGAATTCTATCCGGTCAGACAGATAGACCAGTAGGGGTGCTCCTGTTACAAAATCATACTTTGATAGcacaaaaataaatcacaaaaggtGCTGTCACTTAAACAACTTCCTTGCAATTTTCTCCATGGCAAATTCATACTTCATGACCCACAGCAAAGGATTCCTGGAACTGGGAGCTGTGTGCCACATCGGGGCTCCGGTGGTAtgaaacccggtgggcccccaaggttccagtccgaccctgccaacATTTAGGGGAGGTGTGTTACCCAATCTTCATGAAAGAAAGGGATTGGGTAACACACCTCACCGAAAATGTTGGTATCATGAAATAAATGCTCACTTTTTTGGCAAGTGATGAAAGATTTCTGTATTTTATAGCAAATGTAAAGGCTCAGCAACAGAAGGATCTATGAGGAGACGCCATTGTGATGGGTTTAGAAATGCTATTGAAATAAAGGATAAGTGGAGGCTGCATAATGACAAGGTTAAAGTGCTGCAGCAGTGAATGGGTTAATACTCTCCTTCAGCCTCACATCTCATATGTCTGTTTTGCCATTGTCGTTTTTATCTTGGTTGCTATGCGTTCCTTAGTTCCTATGGTAACCTTGGTTACCGTTCCCCCTCTCCTCCTGCGCTCCCCTCTATCCAATGGCCGTCAGCATTACATCATGAGGATGCTGAGTGTCGCACCTGATCCAACCACCTCTGTGAATGATTGTACAGGAAGTTTATTGTGTCACACACAATGAGCAGGTGATCTGGGGTTTGTGAAGCAAGGATGGAAGATATTTAAGTGCTATGGAAAACGATTTCCTTGCGCTCCAGTGATGGGGTGCCACCTTTAACTCCTCTCCCAACCTGTACTCTAGCAGATATCTGAGCTTATATGCAGTAACTACCATTATTACTAGGGTAACATCATGGCATGGCTTTCCCTACACAATGGGCAAGAAATGGAAAAcagtaagggtcaggccacaggagcagattcggagagattagtcaccccatcgacaaatctcctcttcttcgggacgacaatctccccgaactgccttccacctgcccTCCGCCGGGATAAAATGAAAATCGAATGGGGGAAGTCACACGCggcgtttcattttccgaagtcgtccgaaggcaactactaatctccccgaatctgctcgtgtggccagacccttagagtGACTCCACTACAATCATATATAATAGCTATGGGTTTTCATTTGTTGCTGAACAACAACGCACAGAAAGGCTTTTGGGCATGAAGGGGGAGATTTAGCAAAGTGTGAAATTGGagcacaccacagtaaaattccactgctctctattcattcctttgggatttttagaggcgtatttatcaaaccATGAATAGActgtgatgagctctaatttcacactttcataaatctgcccctaagagactAAACTTGCAGGCACCCACCAGCAAATTGCCCACATCGAGTTCTGGGAAATGGAATTAATAGAAAGCATGccagatagatggatggatagatagacagacagatatatgagagacagatagatgagagatagatagatagagagagagagagagagagagagagagagagagagagagagagagagagagagagagagagagagagatgatatatagatagatgatagatagatagatagatagatagatagatagatagatagatagatagatagataccatatttttttcaaacttgtcataaggggtcaccatcttggaaagtgtctgtgacactcacatgctcagtgggctctgagcagctgttgagaagctaagcttaggggtcgttgcaaattatccagcagaaaatgaggttggtctgtaatataagatgatgccacagggctgattattaaattctgatgctagttgcactgggtTATGTGCTgcgatgtagtaattatctgtattaattactaatcagccttatattctgacatttatattctatgtatactgtatattgtgagttgatccctaagctcagtaagtgacagagcatgtgcagtgaatcagcaaaagaaaagaatacgtcgagctactggggcatctttggagacacagatcgttactgctaaagggctgtggtcagggccggaactaggggtaggcagagtaggcacgtgcctagagcgcaaagctggggggtcgCCAGGCACGTACCATCTCAGTCGCCTACCACATGCCCAGTCCCTTCTTTGCCCGACTGCTGATATTACTTAGTTTATTGTGCTTCTGCGCATGCTCCATTTCGATTATGCGCACGAACGCACTCCATTTTGCGCATTCATGCAAATTCatgagggggtctatgtagggtagggtgtagggtttgcttttcctttaatgaaCTCCTTTAACTGATTAGTACAACGTCTCTCAGCACTTCTCTCAGCTTCAGTGGAATAACACATAATTACACTTGCAACCCcagctcagcagcaattccattGGCTAAAAATGGAATCCAGTGGACATTACAATTGGCCACATTTGGATTTTAAATAGGTTACCAATAATGTTGCTAATAACAGTTTACAGCTGACAGGGTAGGAATATTTAAAGAGGTCCTACTTCTTGCTCACCTTCTGCCCTAAAACAATAGTGCCAGGAGAGGGCAGTGCTTGGTCCCTGCTTTCAGAGATCTCATACTACAGGCATATGAGAAAAGGCAAGCAGGGTAAAGGTGTGTGATGCCGCAGAGCTCCCTCTTCTAGTCACAGATAGAAATCACACACAGAATCTACAGCCTCACTGGCATGCATGAAATTTGTAGCAATGGCAACTAAGGCCCAAGGTTTACCCTGTGTTTATGGAGGctgagattaaggggcaaatttatgtaATGTGAGTttcatacctccaaactgtccctttttcggagggacagtcccgcttttgacagctcaacctaccagtggcgtaactagatattattgggccccacagcaaattatttttcaggcccccaaatgtctagagtttgacctgttttaccaatatttattgaaattgtatatgaattagggcctcatggggcccctatacctcctgggccccccagcagccgcagggtctgcttcctctgtagttacgcccctgcaacctacagtccctcatttgtaccggaaagtccctattttctctgcacagaacagccagaaaaagaaacaaagtttctaacttaattggcttttagcagagagcacagaacaggtaacaggtgcaaataagttattataataaattttcaaactttcataacctgacaaattttgtaaaatgtgggggtgtggccacagaaaggggtgtggtcaaaaaaaattgctgcactacaagtgaaaaaaaattttggccctctttttacttccaaaatgttgagaggtatggagtttaacagaaaaactcacccactttctattctttccaatgggatttttagaggtgtatttatcaatgagttgACCATTTGTTAAATACACTTCAagaaatcccacaggaatgaattcAAAATGGGTGATTTTTTGGAGGGTATACTCTtattttgataaacctgccccttaagcTAACCACAGACATGCAGATTTATCCTTATGTCTGATGAACAATCGTGTGTTGCATTGTCacaacctaccactaaccattcagataaagtagcaaaaataacaaatcaggcgatgttctggccattaattgacagacagcagtCGTATGAAGACCCgaaagatggctgcgtggaaccctgatgcctgaatctgcgctgaggggtaagtaaaatgtcagggcatttcccaggggggggggcagttaggctgggggaaggggggtctatgtagggtggggggtaggttttttttccgctaaatggttgaattctgctttaaaggggtggttcacctttaaaataattttagtatgttatagtattttttttttatatagttttatacctatttgccttcttcttctgattctttgcagttttcaaatgggtgtcgctgaccccttctaaaaagcaaattctctgtaaggctacaaatgcattgttattgctactttgtattacttatctttctattcaggcccactcctcttcatattccagtctcttattcaaaccagtgcatggttgctagctaccagattgcttaaaatgcaaattggagagcttctgaataaaaaagctaaataactcaaaaaccacaaataataaaaaatgaaaaccaattgcaaatagtctcagaatatcactctccacatcatactaaaagttatctcaaaggtgaacaacccctttaagttaatttttagtatgttatagaatgaccaattctaaacaacttttcaactggtcttcattattcaacCCTAGgccaccactagggttgccaccttttcctaaattttttaccggctggtggggggggggcgaaAACAAAAAGGGGCAGAGTGTGAAATCAAAAGGGACGGGCCATGATGCAAAATGGGATGGGGCCGCGGTTTGGAGATTTCAAGACGGAGAACAAAAGTTACGTTTCCAGGGGATTGGGTGCGGGccaaggggtctttttaagggtattacaaatttaccggcagctacattgccggtaaatttgtaataccggccttgtcaggtgttttaccggccgggtggcaaccctagccaccactagggttgccacctggccggtaaaaataatggtgatcccagttattaatagggaaaaaagataaatatataggaaggcgggtatttgttttgcagaaaaggtggcgaccctaaccaccactaggattgccacctggccggtattttactggcctggccggtaaaaatgacagttgatcccaatgttattaataggtaaaaaagataaatatataggaaggccggtatttttttccagaaacggtggcaaccctaaccaccaCAGGTAGGATCGCcgcctggcaggtattttacaccgcctgaccagtaaaaatgatgattgatcccaatgttattaataggaaaatatataaatctataggaaggccggtatttttttccagaaatggtgaCAACCCTAAGTACAAGAGAACTCCCTGTGCCACCACATGGCCCTGTCTGCACCTATAAATTCTAGGACAGAGAGGTGAAAAACTACATTCTAGCTATAGGTTAATGAAACACAACTACAGTTTTGTTAGTAGGAGAAATGTACATTAGAATAATAAAAATTGCACGGTAAGGGCAAACTGTCCACACAGAGCCAGCAGAACAAACGTTAACGTTCCCCATTTGCCCAGAAGTAAGATGGCGGGACGTGCATCTACTCGGATTCCCGCACTTTCACGTCGTGGCGCAGATAGACGCAGGAAGAGGTGGAGAGTTTGGGCTGAGAGAGAGGGAAGAAGAGGGGTGAGCTGAGGAGGGCGAAGGAAGGAGAGTGGCCGAGTGTGGGTGAACGTGAGGAGTGGGTGAGGGCACGAACTGGAGAAAGAAGGGTGCCCCGGGGCAAGAGACGGACGGAAGCCGGCAGGCTAAGAAGCTGAGTGCTGCAGCGGTTGTgtgaggagaagaagatggcggaCGGGGATAGCGGGAGTGAGAGAGGGGGCAGCAGCGGAGGCCCCGGCGGGTTTTCCCAGCACATGTCCCGAGAGCAGGAGACCCAAGAACTGGCCACCAAGCGGCTGGACATCCAGAACAAGCGCTTCTACCTGGATGTAAAGCAAAACGCAAAGGGCCGCTTCATCAAGATCGCAGAGGTCGGAGCCGGGGGCTCGAAAAGCCGCCTGACCCTGTCTATGGGGGTGGCTGCGGAGTTCCGCGACTACCTCGGGGACTTTATCGAACACTACGCCCAGCTGGGGCCCAGCAGCCCGGAGCAGATCGCACAAGCCTCTGGGGAGGACGGGGCTGGAGGGCCGGGCGGTCCCCGTCGAGCTCTGAAAAGCGAATTCCTGGTGCGGGAGAACCGCAAGTATTACCTGGACCTGAAGGAGAACCAGAGGGGCCGCTTCCTGCGCATCCGCCAGACCATCAACCGGGGCCCCGGATTCAGCGGAGGTGCGGGAGGCGGCGCCGGCCTACAAAGCGGACAAACCATCGCTCTGCCCGCGCAAGGCCTCATCGAGTTCCGCGACGCCCTGGCTAAACTCATCGACGATTATGGCGGAGAGGACGACGAGGGCGTGGGGCTCGGCGGAGCGGGAGGAGGAGGCGGCGGCGGAATGTACGGAGAGCTGCCCGAGGGCACGTCCATCACTGTGGACTCCAAACGCTTCTTCTTCGATGTGGGAAGCAACAAGTACGGGGTGTTCCTGCGGGTGAGCGAGGTGAAGCCCAGTTACCGCAACTCCATCACTGTCCCCCTCAAAGCCTGGGGCAAGTTCGGCGGAGCCTTCTGCAGATACTCCGAGGAGATGAAGGAGATCCAGGAGCGGCAGCGGGACAAGATGTACGAGCGGAGGGGCCCCGGGGACAGAGAGAGAAGCCTGGGCCCCGGGGGAGGAGGAGATGACTCCGAGACTGAGGATGTGGACGACGATTAAAGAAGAAACAACAGGAGGCAGTGGAGAAAGGGGGAGAGAAAGTTGGGGTGAGGGGAGCTCAGTAACACACACATAATCATAGGAAACAGTAGCAAACAAACGGGGTGAGGGACATGTTGGGGCTGTTAAACACCATCATGCAGGGAGTTGTTATTAATGGTGCCCTGAAATGCCCAGTATCCTCCAACTCATTGCAACACACCCCAGGGCTCACCATTCACTAACACTCCTGTGCTGCTGGCTCTTTAAACAGCCCCTGCAGGTGTTAACCTGCATTGGGGGGATTCCAGCTTTCTTACATGCAGGTTGGGCATCCCTTTAGGGTCCCTTTATTTCACCACTTCCACAATAGACCACGAaagatcaacttttttttttcatttctagcTGAGGGCTTGGCCCAGAGCCCCATATAATTGATGCAAACACGTTAGCGATAGAATGAGCCCAAATGTTCTGTTTATTTACTTGTGCATTGGAAAAGAAATCTCcctatttaaggaaaaaaaaactggatccCAAAGCAGTAAACTGCTCGCGTTGCTGACCTTGTTTCACAACCTTTGAACAtctgcaatttattttcttttaaatattgatGGGCAGTTTTTCCCTTGAATTAGCTTTGCGCATCATTCAGAGAAATAAGAGACCGGTTATGCTACAAAACACCAAAGTCATGTCTTAACATCTGCAATGTGAATGATGCACAAAGTTACTACTTATAATGGGGCCAACACTAGCCACTGAGTGGGCTGCCAGGGAACTGATTGGCAGCTATGCCAAGGATTAATCCAAACCTGATAGTGATCGACTTtgtaatttcttttaaaaaaggtaATCTACCAAAGTGGCTTTGCCATCTGTATCCTCTGACCTTCCCATCATTTTTACAGTGATATATTTATCAGCACACGAGTTGCCGGCGTTTTATTGGTAAGCACAGAGCCGAGTGCTTAAATAATATGACTCTGGCTTCTCCTGTACTGATGTC
Above is a genomic segment from Xenopus laevis strain J_2021 chromosome 3L, Xenopus_laevis_v10.1, whole genome shotgun sequence containing:
- the purb.L gene encoding transcriptional activator protein Pur-beta-A, whose amino-acid sequence is MADGDSGSERGGSSGGPGGFSQHMSREQETQELATKRLDIQNKRFYLDVKQNAKGRFIKIAEVGAGGSKSRLTLSMGVAAEFRDYLGDFIEHYAQLGPSSPEQIAQASGEDGAGGPGGPRRALKSEFLVRENRKYYLDLKENQRGRFLRIRQTINRGPGFSGGAGGGAGLQSGQTIALPAQGLIEFRDALAKLIDDYGGEDDEGVGLGGAGGGGGGGMYGELPEGTSITVDSKRFFFDVGSNKYGVFLRVSEVKPSYRNSITVPLKAWGKFGGAFCRYSEEMKEIQERQRDKMYERRGPGDRERSLGPGGGGDDSETEDVDDD